A genomic region of Miscanthus floridulus cultivar M001 chromosome 3, ASM1932011v1, whole genome shotgun sequence contains the following coding sequences:
- the LOC136547036 gene encoding protein CYSTEINE-RICH TRANSMEMBRANE MODULE 13-like, whose amino-acid sequence MSYYGQQPPVGVPPQQGYPGKDGYPPAGYPPAGYPPPAQGYPPQGYPQQGYPPQYAQPPPQQQQSSGPSFMEGCLAALCCCCLLDACF is encoded by the exons atgagcTACTACGGCCAGCAGCCCCCCGTCGGCGTCCCGCCGCAGCAAG GCTACCCGGGGAAGGACGGCTACCCGCCAGCGGGATACCCGCCGGCCGGCTACCCCCCGCCGGCGCAGGGCTACCCGCCGCAGGGCTACCCGCAGCAGGGCTACCCGCCGCAGTACGCGCAGCCGCCtccacagcagcagcagagcagcgGGCCTTCCTTCATGGAGGGATG CTTGGCTGccctctgctgctgctgcctcctgGACGCCTGCTTCTGA
- the LOC136547038 gene encoding probable amino-acid acetyltransferase NAGS2, chloroplastic, which translates to MATSTVVARLAGEALRPKVLASANVFSSSRWRVAVTRRWRGRGVRCCAAGSSGAGAVVPGEEFVGFFREAWPYIRGHRGSTFVVVISSEVVSGPHFDRVLQDISLLHGLGIKFVLVPGTHVQIDKLLSERGKKAKYVGQYRITDKDAKDAAMDAAGRIRLTIEAKLSPGPPMLNLRRHGVIGRWHGLVDNIASGNFLGAKRRGVVNGIDYGFTGEVTKIDVSQIRERLDSNSIVVVSNMGYSSSGEVLNCNTYEVATACALAMEADKLISIVDGQIFDEHGRVIHFMSIEEADLLIRKRAKQSDIAASYVKVVDEEGINSLHKGDSGPSLSAKAHINGYAASFQNGLGFNNGNSIYSGEQGFAIGGEEWLSRSNAASFQNGLGFNNGNGFYSGEQGFAIGGEERLSRSNGYLSELAAAAYVCHGGVQRVHIIDGSVDGSLLLELFTRDGAGTMIARDVYEGTRMATAEDLPGIRKIIRPLEDSGVLVRRTDAELLEALESFYVVERDGSIIACAALFPFPEEKSGEVAAIAVSEECRGRGQGDKLLDYVEKVALSLGLEKLFLLTTRTADWFVRRGFSECSIESIPEQRRKRINLSRGSKYYIKQLQPKPAGVNGNNFVIR; encoded by the exons ATGGCCACCTCGACGGTCGTGGCCCGCCTCGCGGGCGAGGCCTTGCGGCCCAAGGTCCTAGCCTCCGCAAATGTCTTCTCATCCTCGCGGTGGCGGGTAGCCGTTACGCGCCGCTGGCGGGGCCGCGGCGTCCGGTGCTGCGCGGCTGGTagctccggcgccggcgccgtggtCCCCGGGGAGGAGTTTGTGGGGTTCTTCCGGGAGGCGTGGCCGTACATCCGGGGCCACCGTGGGAGCACCTTCGTGGTCGTCATCTCCAGCGAGGTCGTGTCCGGGCCGCACTTCGACCGCGTTCTGCAG GACATATCACTTCTCCATGGTCTAGGGATTAAATTTGTTCTTGTTCCAGGAACACATGTTCAAATTGATAAGCTATTGTCAGAAAGAG GGAAGAAGGCCAAGTATGTTGGTCAGTACAGAATTACTGATAAAGATGCGAAAGATGCTGCAATGGATGCAGCTGGTAGGATACGGTTGACGATAGAAGCTAAACTTTCTCCTGGTCCTCCAATGTTAAATCTCCGTAGGCATGGTGTTATTGGACGTTGGCATGGTCTTGTGGATAACATTGCAAGTGGCAACTTCCTTGGTGCTAAG AGAAGAGGAGTGGTTAATGGTATTGACTATGGATTCACTGGCGAAGTTACGAAAATTGATGTTTCGCAGATAAGAGAAAGGCTTGATAGTAATAGCATAGTTGTTGTCAGCAACATGGGATACTCTTCATCAGGAGAAGTGTTAAATTGCAA CACCTACGAGGTTGCTACTGCATGTGCTTTAGCCATGGAGGCAGATAAACTTATCAGCATTGTAGATGGACAGATATTTGATGAGCATGGACGAGTCATTCATTTCATGTCTATTGAGGAGGCAGATTTGTTGATTAGAAAGCGTGCTAAGCAAAGTGATATCGCTGCAAGTTATGTCAAGGTTGTGGATGAGGAAGGCATCAATTCTCTGCATAAAGGGGACAGCGGACCATCATTGAGTGCCAAGGCTCATATAAATGGGTATGCTGCTTCTTTTCAAAACGGATTGGGTTTTAACAATGGAAACAGTATTTATTCTGGTGAGCAAGGGTTTGCTATTGGTGGTGAAGAATGGTTAAGCAGATCAAATGCTGCTTCTTTTCAAAACGGATTGGGTTTTAACAATGGAAACGGTTTTTATTCTGGTGAGCAAGGGTTTGCTATTGGTGGTGAAGAGCGGTTAAGCAGATCAAATGGCTATCTTTCTGAGTTGGCTGCGGCAGCATATGTGTGCCAT GGCGGCGTTCAAAGAGTTCATATTATAGATGGATCTGTAGATGGATCACTGCTATTAGAATTGTTTACGAGAGATGGAGCAGGAACAATGATAGCTAG AGATGTTTATGAAGGAACAAGGATGGCTACAGCGGAAGATCTTCCTGGCATAAGAAAAATTATTCGTCCGCTCGAGGATTCTGGTGTTTTGGTGCGGAGAACAGATGCAGAG cttcttgaagCGTTAGAATCATTCTATGTTGTTGAAAGAGATGGTTCAATCATCGCTTGTGCTGCTCTATTTCCATTTCCCGAGGAAAAATCTGGTGAAGTCGCTGCAATTGCTGTATCTGAAGAATGTCGAGGAAGAGGTCAGGGGGACAAGTTACTTG ATTACGTCGAGAAGGTGGCATTATCCCTTGGTCTCGAGAAATTATTCTTGCTTACTACACGGACTGCAGACTG GTTTGTGCGGCGTGGCTTTTCAGAGTGCTCAATTGAATCTATCCCCGAGCAGAGGAGAAAACGTATCAATTTGTCCCGTGGATCCAAGTATTATATAAAGCAGCTGCAGCCAAAGCCTGCCGGGGTTAACGGCAACAATTTTGTCATCAGATGA
- the LOC136547039 gene encoding uncharacterized protein: MAMVQPADTAIKANEILARFRPIAPKPTLAAAASPVAQAAAEGVVAANRVLCHLQSRPCRARKRGRPTVVPVSPPKSGSGAQSPAKRKRAATPYPPLRCAAATGAHASADVPVSARLPPPSLPPASAGADDLAKVAAEGRDVPVERDLLRKLLEPKVISPRAVRPVCSAIHVGCIHRTGATCTDAVSKTAVQVEVELEVDALPAVVSDSNNRVRLVNDAYKEMVGQPECPWLDALAATSRRISGEVALVVADQSSLPETYGAFTCTAKIEWEDDGKLTSIAVPCDVSRLHCESRDYLFTWRFRTADADASVGHSSEEIRES, translated from the coding sequence ATGGCCATGGTGCAGCCGGCGGACACGGCCATCAAGGCCAACGAGATCCTGGCGCGGTTCCGGCCCATCGCGCCCAAGCCCacactggcggcggcggcgtcgccggTGGCGCAGGCCGCGGCCGAGGGCGTCGTGGCCGCCAACCGCGTGCTGTGCCATCTGCAGAGCAGGCCGTGCCGCGCGCGGAAACGCGGCCGCCCCACCGTCGTGCCGGTGTCGCCGCCCAAGTCGGGCTCTGGCGCGCAGTCGCCCGCCAAGCGGAAGAGAGCTGCGACGCCGTACCCGCCTCTCCGGTGCGCGGCGGCCACGGGCGCGCATGCGTCCGCGGACGTCCCGGTCAGTGCGCGCCTCCCTCCGCCGTCGCTCCCGCCGGCGAGTGCGGGCGCCGACGACCTCGCAAAGGTGGCGGCGGAGGGGAGGGACGTCCCCGTGGAGCGCGACCTGCTGCGGAAGCTGCTGGAGcccaaggtcatctcgccgcggGCGGTGCGCCCCGTGTGCTCTGCCATCCACGTCGGGTGCATCCACCGCACCGGCGCGACCTGCACCGACGCCGTCTCGAAGACGGCGGTTCAGGTGGAGGTGGAGCTGGAGGTCGACGCGCTCCCGGCGGTGGTCTCCGACTCCAACAACCGCGTCCGGCTCGTGAACGACGCGTACAAGGAGATGGTGGGGCAGCCCGAGTGCCCGTGGCTCGACGCCTTGGCTGCCACGTCGAGGAGGATCAGCGGGGAGGTGGCGCTGGTGGTAGCCGACCAGTCCTCCCTGCCGGAGACGTACGGGGCGTTCACATGCACGGCAAAGATCGAGTGGGAGGACGACGGGAAGCTCACCTCCATCGCTGTACCCTGCGACGTCAGCCGGCTGCACTGCGAGTCCAGAGACTACCTCTTCACCTGGAGGTTCCGTACCGCCGACGCCGACGCATCCGTTGGCCACAGCTCCGAGGAGATTAGAGAGAGTTAG